Within the Pangasianodon hypophthalmus isolate fPanHyp1 chromosome 19, fPanHyp1.pri, whole genome shotgun sequence genome, the region TAGAAATCTGGTGCAGACCCGAGACTTGTATGTACATAGAAACATTCTCGaccagcacagtgtgtgtgcatccatGAATACTTGTCAGATTCCTAACAGACTAGGCAGATATCATTTTGCCCCAGGTCATTGACGCAGTGTTTTTGCAATGCTGAGACATGAGGTCTGAGCTCAGTGTTGGATGCCAAGTTCAATTCCCAGAGGTGCCATACACTATCCATGGCCTGAGTCCATTATGTAGTGGCCAGAGTTTATGACTGTACTTTTACTAACTTGGAAAGACGGCATATGCCTCCCGAGCCAGGAGACTTCTGAGTCACACAGATTGGGAAGTTAGTATTTTACTCCAAGCTGTGCTGGCAAGCTTCATGTGCTCTGGGATGGTGGTGCTGTCACACAGCAAATGTCTTCTTCTGACTAACATTCattcagcattttaaaaagtcaatttGAGGCATAGACTTTTTATTATAACTGTAGGCAACGATTTTTGTTCTCTAGAGTGTCATTTTGTCTGCTACTGAACCTGTCAAGCTAAAGAAATATGATGCTTTCCAAATAACATCATCATTAGTGTAGTGaaaattttaatccatttaatgtGGGTCAAAAACCTGTTGTTCTTTCATCTAAAGGCTGCtcattttatagaaatatattattcattcattcatcttcaataattGATTTATCCGAGTCAGACTGGATCTAGAGCTGAACTTATCTCAGGAACATTGGCCACAAGgtaggaatacatcctggatgggaagTCAGTGCATTTCAGGGCATCACACGCagatacacattcacaccaagaATCAATTTAGagaaagaacatgtgaaacaccacaaagaccaaagacagtaaccagagcttgAAAATTGTCATTGAGAATAATAGTTCTCATAATTTAATCTCTGTGGCATATCATTGGGTTCATTACTTTGTTCTGTTTTGGaaactctttttctctttgacCCACATATCAGCACACTGAAGACATTCAGCCATGTTACCCAAGAGGACAAGACTTTTTATATAATGGTTGCATAATGCTGTTTCCAGGACAATGGATAATGAGTTGAAAGGGTGTTCAAGTCTTTCATGTTGTGATAAAACAGAGATGTTAGAGGATaatttctgtctcttttgcAAAGAGAAGGAGAACTGTGAGAACACTGTGGGGGAAGAAATTCATTAGAACAAATATTCAGATTGCCTAAGCCTGTGTGAAGATTCAGATTTGCCTGCAAACACAAAGCAAGACTTGTTTGCAAGCTTCCTGATAATGAGAACATAATAGCATCAGGCCACAAATGCATGCTGCTTAGTTAAAGTTTTGGAGTGTCTGTGATTAATGGAACAAGTACAAGATTTATCCAGCAAGCACTGGATGGATGGAGCTGGCATGTAAATACGTAGACAGCTGGAGTTATAGAAAAGATTTTAAATGCATCCTGGTTCACACATAAACGCATAAATGTCAGAAACCCTCGTCTTGCCAGACAGGAACTTTCACCTTATGCATGTGTGGGGGAAAATGAAGAATTTTATAGTTTTTCGAGTTTATATGcttgtgtctgtctgttatttcctttttcacttGTCTGCCTGAGCATTTGTGTACATTTGAATGGCAAGTGTTGCCAATTCTACTACCACTTCAACTTCCAGTTCTACTATTGACTACCTGTATCTTTCATATAAAACCTTTAGGAATCTGCTAGTTACCTAGTAAAATCTGAGGTGAATGTCAGGATGGTTCACAGCTTGTTTCAAGAGAGAGTTCTAATTTCCTAAATGTGATGCTTCAGTTATTCATGGTCAGTGATCCTCTATCATTTCCTCACACTCATTAAATCCTCCTCTGTTGTCTGGACAGACAGAGCCTCCTTTCCTACCCTTACTACTTCATAAATATTCTCGATCGGGTTGTGCTATGTATTTGAGGAATTTGAGGAATATGAGGAATCTCTCTGTCTTATCTGGTGTCCATGTAGACCCCGACGGGCCAAACTGGGAAAAGAGTAATGCCAATATCACAGAGTTGGTATGACTATTACATAGAaatattgggcctcatttatcatttatcttttagtaaagctgtgtgtaaatgtttgcataagccaaaccaaactaaaatgtTCCTCTGGATTTACAAAGGTTTCAGATTAGTTGCATATTTTGATGACCTGTAATGTGCAAAGCACATTCCCGActcagctcatttgcatgtagtgacacccacaaaattCCATCACAGACAGGTGGGAGCATGAAACAaacaatcagggtaaaggctgaaataattaaaaaaaaaattaataatatataatgttaataataataagtgatcAGGCATctgctagatagatagatagatagatagatagatagtgtgATAATGTCATAAGCTGTCTcaaatcagttttgtttgttatattatttgtatacatgtgtttttcattttgtttcatttcatcattcattaatggttcattatatttactttgaatatggtttatgaaaatgtgttagttaatataaattttgtgtttgtttttgagtaatattgatgttaaaatgatttaaacacatgaatggacatttaacactaaaatgcttatgtatataatttttgtttCCCCTTTGTGTTTATATTGGTTTAAACCATTCGCTATAAAGGGATCCTCTTGCCTGATTGAggttggtttttgtttttggctgaaaCACCTCTGTGAGGAGGGTCATAGCTGGTGGTTTATTGAGTGTTTATGCTATGATTTTGAGACAATAAATCTCCTGTCGTAATGCAAGCAGTGTCTCCTGCCTTTTCTACGGTCACATTcccacagatagatagatagatagatagatagatagatagatagatagaaacttTATAGTCATTGCACAGTACAGCTACTCAGCAACATagtgcagtttagcatctaacagaagtgcaaatagtagcattgtgcaaactAACAAAGTGCAGGTTGAATatgtaaacatatatatacagtaataaataaataaataacaaggctATGCGCAGTGTCTATTGAGTAGATAACAGTATGAATGGTAAATTACACTATGTTATAATGAAAAAACTAAATGTTATATTAGAGTATATAAGTGttgtaatccatgcaaattatataatttgtagTCAgtcaagtcgaggtttacattagttagtcttcttatgcataaatttacacacactcaggagcatgagtaggatacaaaagtttttccaaatttacctgattttcatgaataccacattaCCCAATGGTAGTAGAAATTAGTCAGGGTCTTTACGATGACAAAATGCATAGAGACAACATAATTAACGTAacatcagcctctctctctctctctctctctctctctctccctctctctctctgagggcTGCTAGTCCCCTGGAGGTGTATTTCACTGGAAAGTTACAGAGAGGCTTTGGCACAATCATTAAGAACGACAATAATCAAATATACCCTTTTATCTCCACTGTTGTGTTCATAATACCAGGTCTGTAAGTGCAGTAATAAACCTGAAGATTCTGGAAAGTGGGTTCAGTGGCAACCAAGCAGAGAGTCTTTGGTTTAGGGTAAAAGATTTTTTCGGTTCCCACATTCATgctgagcaacacacacacacacacacacacacacacacaagcgtgTGCACAGGGGAAGCGCGCGCCACTGTGAGAGAGCGCATCGCTGGTCACATCAGTTGCACTCAGACAAATGATCACTAAACTGAATGATCACCAGACTGATTTGACTTGAGgagttgtatttttttcatgttctcatGAAGACAATGCTGCTCACCAAGGGATGAAAGAGGAGTTTTCTGACCGAAACAAAATCTGCGGTCGTTTTCGGTAAGTCTGGTGTTTGCACTTGCCATCAACAAGTaggttgtttttgtgttgttggTATCCAGTACAGGATGCAAATGTTCTTTATAACTCCTCAGAAAACGTATTGTTCCTCAGTAACATGTCAACTGTTACAGTGACTGGCAAatcttttgggaaaaaaatacaataatacaatctCATATGATATGAATTGTCTTTTTAATGCAATAACTAAAAGGTTACAGTCATTACACTTATAAGACTAACTGACTGGtaactttaaacatttaaaaaacatttataatgtataaGAAGCAACAGTTTGAACTGTAATTTTAAGAAAACTAGGAAAAATGCTGATAAATAGCACATAAAAAACCCACAGTGTACCTGCTTTTGGATGTGATATATTTGCCTAATATAACTTTTATCTGAacacattatattaataaaataattctgtgCAGTGATCATTACAGGGTCAGggtatttttccatttttccttttcacaTTAGAAGGGGATCATGGTCACAAAGGTTTAAGGACTCTTAAACTGATAACTTTGGAATTTCTGTGGAAAGAGAGCAAGCATGAGcactagatttttatttatttatttattttttgtggatCACAGATTACTGGAGAATCACTTTAAGGAGGCAGATGATGTATTAATACACATCTACTGCATATGTTTATGGGAGACCAATTAAGAATATAGAGTTACTTGTTATTTGCCACGTGATTTGTTGAGGTTTCTTGACCAGCAAAGAGAGAACATGTCACCTTGCCATGGGAATGTTGTTCTTAAATGAAGATGCAAGAACCAATAGTAGGCAGAAGGAATCAATAATAGTGACTTACAGGCTCTAACATAGGACTGGGTGATATAATATTTCTGCTGTGTAAGTTATGTGACGTGGATATTGGATACATggatattgtaatatatttctatcatttttgttaataattacaaactgactggaagcaccttaatctttaaaattgtgaaatgttaacaaaatgtttacagatttacttttttctccgattcagtgttaaatatttttatttattttttattaataaataaatgttagaaatctaagaaaaatacaaatattataaactaatttattaataataaatgttaacagtaataatttttttatgcagcactactgtattgctggcaggttttttttttagcaaacctATATCTCATGATATCATAGAAATGCCTTTGAAAATagtgatttgatatttttgtcatatcacccacccctatTCTAATGCTCTAATTACTGTGTATACTCTATCACTATCTTAAACTCTTAATTTAACAGCTTCAGACCCTCATATGTTGCTGAAGGACTAAGTAAATTAGTTTAAATTTCTCAGGCATCTAGGACCAAGAGTTGATCATTTTTGTTgggattatttttgttgtgtattttgCAAACAATTAATGTAAAATCCACAAAAAATAAAGCAAGAgccacaaataaataatagctGAGCAAAAATACCTCCATAAGTTAGTAAACCGAATGTAAAAATTGCGCACAtcggtattcagacctcagacctAGCCATGGACTTAGAGTAAGCCTCTGTTACTATGTCTACGCAACTATGGCTACGCAAAGGGGCTGCCGCACATATCCTGCATTGCTTGGAGCATTGCTTGTTTGTGCACATCCTCAGAAATTAATGCTACATGTCCACTTGGGGCAATACCAACATATACAGTGGGGGTGCTGTAGCATGTGGTGGCATCAGGTGGTCAAGTAGTCAAATAAGATATTCCTGTGCCGCCCACGGATGTCTCGGCCCTCTTCTGCACCATAGTGATTATAGCCTTTAATCCTTCAGATACACATACAACTACATGAACAATGTTGCTCGTTTAGCAGCTGTATGTGCACATGTATGCATGGTGAAATTGAAGAATAGTTGCACCTTTTATGCACTACTCAGTCAGTTGAGTGGGGCAAAGTTTGTTCAGAAACAGAGGCATGTCTCAGTTATGCAtaattggcattattttattaattaattcagcaACTCAAGATAGCACtttaaaagcatgataagaATAGCCTACATCACATGGACACATTATGAGTTCATAGCCTTGACTTAAATCCACATTACATAGGCTATATTGTGTGCACAATTATCTGTGTgcacacaatattaaaaaaaatatatatatatatttctagtCAATAGTAGATATGTTTGTACACATGCATAAGCAAACTATACATGTattctttaaacaaaatgtgtgtaaaaaccatttatgtaataaattcaaacagagttaaatgttttaaacagacacaacacaaaACCATTGGTTAATTGTGCTTTATGTCCAATGTCTActgctcatttatttaaataatctttttttatccttctctccctgtctctctcctctcaggAGGTGTCTGCCCTCGTGCCCCTGCACGTGTGAGCGAGTTATGGTTGCCTGTAAGGGTGTGTGGACAAAGCGGTTTTGGCGAGCAGTGTCTGGAGAGTTTTTGGCCATGTTGATCTTTGTGCTGCTCAGTCTGGGGTCCACTATCAACTGGGCAGCAACCACAAAGGACAGCACTCCTCCTCCTGACCTtgttctcatctctctctgtttcgGCTTGTCCATAGCCACACTCGTCCAGTGCTTCAGCCAAATCAGCGGTGCTCACATCAACCCAGCAGTCACAGTGGCCCTGGTGGCCACCCGTAAGCTGAGCCTGGCAAAGTGCATTTTGTATTTGGGAGCACAGTGTCTCGGGGCAATAGTGGGAGCAGCTATCCTGTATGGTGTGACTCCTCCTGCTGTGAGAGGGAACCTGGGGGTCACCTCGGTCAGTTAGATAACATGATTGTATATAGGAGAAGCATGATGCTGAATTAGCAGCTTTTACATTCCCACCTCTCTCCATTTTATCCTTCGGTTTGTATGTCATCTTCTTATGAAGAATGTGTTGTATTTAATGATAAAAATTACTAAACATGGAATGAAGGTCTAAGGACATTTATTGTGGCAgtctataaatgtttatgtgaagcatgtttttttttgtaaaatatttggaTTAATTTTTTAGCCAATGGTATTCAGTAAATTTGGGTTCCTTTGTGGCTTCAGAAAACTAATTTCTTCACAATGAAATCAACATATCTCATTATAAACATTGAAATGCCTCTATAAATAAGACCTTTATAGTTAGAGAGTAAAGGTAGTAGTTTTATGTTTCATGTTAGCCTCTTATTTCCAATGGTTACTGATAGACTTCTAAAATTGCCCTTAGACATCTATtataagtgagtgagtgagtgagtgatctGCTTTTCTGTTCCATTCCTAGTCCAGGGAAATGgaactcacacatacactacagatacagtgaactggaatgccaactgcaccccaggcctcctcacccaacatcagtgcctgtcctcactaatgctcttgtagctgaatgagcacaaatccccacagccacgctcctaaatctagtggaaatccttcccagaagagtggtgaccattatagcagcaaagagggtccaactccatattaatgccatgcctttggaataggatgttcaacaagcatatatTTGTGTCATATTCAGGTGTCCAAATACAGTAGgctacttttggctatatagtgtataaatagGAAGATGGCAAGCATCTAATAAGAGTCTAGAATATTACCAGTATATTGATGCAAAAATAGTcctcctagttgtaattatctcATATCATTGGAAATTACtgaatttaacaatatggcttctaTCCTCATTATTCAGTAGCTGATGAAATAGCACTTTCAGGACATCCTGTTTTCTTGCACAGTGAACTAAAGTACAGCTGtaatgttataaaatgtatCTGTCACTGGACAGGCCACGAAAACATTTTTTGTGCACTGACAATTTATTGAGTGCACAATTTAATGTGGCAACGAGATACTCATAATGTGTGCATCATATAGACTACTTTATCATACTCTTAATTTGCTAATTTGAATTGTCTAATTAACAATACAGTGAAAATCTCACACACAACTGATATACACTTTCGTATTCGGCAAATTCTACTTATGATCCCATTGTAACATTACCCACATTACACCTGAAGGCATGAATTCAACAAAACATTACAGACAGAAACAGTAATGTCCCATGCACAGCTGTGTCTAGTCTGTAAACACAAAGaggaatattttatatacagtagagCTCAAGATGGAATGTGTTCTTCATTAAATATCTTTCTCAGCTCCTTCTTACATCCTAATTGCTGTCCTACCCCCCTTTAGGTCACCGCTCATATCTCTGCTGGTCATGCCCTGGTGGTTGAACTCTTCATCACCTTTCAGCTTGTCTTCACCATCTTTGCCACCTGCGACCCAAAGCGCACTGACCTGAAGGGCTCAGCAGCACTGGCTATCGGCCTGTCAGTGTGCATCGGCCACCTGTTTGCTGTAAGTTTCTAACTCAGCTAATATAATTAACAGAGCAATAGATCCAGAAAGAATTACGGTGAATTGTGTAATGAATTATGCAATAAGCAACAGTACTTAGCACTGTATAGAATCACAGAAGAGAATTAGATGCATGTGGCTAATCACGTTGTTGCACACAGTGTCACAAACTTTTGTGCGAGTAAATGCTCAGAGTAAAGCATGCATAGTTGCTTTGCTCATCAGCCTATTGGGCATTTTCAGTGGATACGTGTGGCAGGTGTTTTTCAGGTCTCAAAGCAGCCTTCTTCCATGGAGAATTGTAACCTAGCTGTGCTGCAAAGTGTTGATATCAGGTTTATCCCAGGGGTATATGATGTGTGTTTGCCGCACCTAAGGGTGTTGCTAAGGATGAAGGATGTCCTCATTTTGCTCTTTACGTTCAGGCATTGCAGGATTAAACAGACTATATTGTAGAAATTGATTTTTCCCTGTATTTGCTGCTTATTAAACTCTAAGGAGTTGCACCCACATTGCTAAATCAACTATGTGGATTCTGTACCTGGAGGAGTTTCTTTAGTTCAGCTGTAATATGAATACTCCATATTGGCATCCACTTTTCAAAATCACAAACCTATTTACAACAGATACAGTTGCATACTCACTGTGATGGGCCCATGGCTGCAATCAACACTACAAGCAAGTGTGATTCAATGAATTTTAATGCAGCTTTAATGTGAATTAATGCTTGCAAGGGAACCCACAATTAAATTGCAATGATCAATAAAACATGCCACACATCACTGTAATCTGGCAAATCCCATCAAATACAAAACTCCTTAACCATCCTTCAACTGCTCTCCCATGTCCCTATATTTGGTTGTGCATAGATACAACATACAAAACACAGATTtcaaaaaagtattatttgtattattattttgtattatttcccCTACAGTTGAACTTGCTATTGTGTAAACTTCTTGCAACCATTACGGTTTAATATTTTGCACCTACTCATATTCTTCTTCCTCATTTTCTGTGGATGAGAAGCAACATAAATGCAACAACTAACAGATGGCAGTGAAGCTTATTGGTCTTCTTATAGAATCATATGCAAAATATTccaatgaatattaatgactaGTGGGCAAAGTCAGACtagagcaaaaaaaacaggctgtAATTTAAAGTAGCAGAGAATTTTATTAAAAGCACATACACTGTCAGTGTACAGACAATCCACCTTTAAGTAAAGATTTTAAGTGTCTGAGTTAAGGAGCTTGTGTTatcttctgttcttttctcctAACTCtgccatgtgtatgtgtgtgtgtgtgtgtgtgtgtgtgcatgttccaACAGATCCCCTACACTGGTGCTAGTATGAATCCTGCTCGCTCATTTGGTCCTGCAGTCATCATGGGACAATGGGAAAACCACTGGGTGTGtcaaatatttgcatattaggTGATATTAGGAGATGATAAAAGCATTAGAAGGTGATAAAAGCAATGCTTACCAGTGTTAAACATGCATGCAAACTTGAACAGTGCACGCCTGTGTGTGCCAGGAGGTTTTCCTATACGATTATAGTAAAGGTTGAACTGAGGTAGATTTATCATGCAGACATTTTGAGAACACCCACTGTTACATAAGGATCTGagccatatgtgtgtgtgtggggtgctGTGCTTCTGTCTGAGAGTGTTACACTTAGGAGAGGAGTAAAGCTTCTATTTTGAGGCTATCTGGTTGACAGTGAAGGTCAGTGATAATGACTTCCTCAAAAAAGAATGTGAAGGCAAAGATATACAAAGCAACCAAGATCTCTGTCTGTACACACATATACCAACATAGGTTGTGGTCTTTCATgacaaaatgtgtgaaaattatATTGCACTACAGGGATCAGAGGCCACTTGTTTATCAGGTTCACTGAGATTTATCATAGACAGATACCTGCAAGTTGACTCCAAAATTATTGCTTGTTAAGTTTTGAGATATTAGAGCATTGTATATCTCAATGTAAGCCAATGGCAAGGAGTGATGTTATGGACTCCTAGAGTCAAACAGCGCAAACATCATTGAGTTCTTGAAAATGAAGCTATAAGTAAGaaagtatctctctctctcgcactgtCCCTCTCACAGGTGTACTGGTTGGGTCCATTAATGGGAGGTGTCCTGGCAGCAGCTCTATACGAGTACCTGTTCTGCCCTGACCCTGATCTAAAGAGACGCTATGGCAGCGTCATCTCTAGGACCTCCTTTCCCACTGCTCAGTTCCAAGGCATAGAGCCAGGCACTTTCTCCAGTGACCAAGCTCAGCTGATGATCAAGCAGCCAGCATTCACAGTGCTGGATGTGGAGCGTGctgagaggaaggagagagagacagctggcGAGGTGCTGTCCTCTGTATGACAATTAAGATGCACTGAGGAAGAAGACCTGAGctctatacactacaccaccAGCCAGCTCAAAGAGACCGAACTGttatagaggtgtgtgtgtgtgtgtgtgtgtgtgtaaggtccCTGACACACCAATCTGATGATGATTGATTGTTCTATAAAACGTCACACTCAAACATACTATAGTGTACAGCTCATGTTCTGTTTCTGCACAAAAGCATATAATCATCCACACCAGGACGTAGTAGTACTGTGTAtttgttatgaaaaaaaaagcaaaaactgaaTGAGCCAGTAGCACAAGTCTATGTTCCAAATCACATAGAactgtactaaatagtatgtttAAAGAGAATTCTTCCCAATAGCATCAGTACATACAGTAGTGAACTATTATACAGTGCTgtgctctgccttttttttttttttttgggcagaaaaaatacactatatggccaaaggtttatggactcctgaccatcacacccatatgtgcttgctgaacatcccattccagatttaatccccctttgctgttataataacctccattcttctgggaaggccttcccctagattttggagcgtggctgtggggatttttgctcattcagccacaaaagcattagtgaagtcaggcactgatgttgggtgaggacatttggggtgcagtcagttttccagttcatcccaaaggtgttcagggATCCGTACAGGCCATTCGAGTTCTTCCagtccaaccttgacaaaccatgtcttcatggagctcactttgtgtacaggggcattgtcatgctggaacaggttttagctccttagttccactgaagggaaattgtaatgctacagcttaCAAAGACAAATCCtcatgtgcttccaactttgtggcaacagtttggggaagaactacatttgggtgtgatggttaggtgtatacaaacttttggccatatagtgtatctagcTACAGTAGCATTAAGTTTAATTTAGGTTAAAAATGTCAGTACACACTTGCTTGCAGAGCTTGCTTTCATTTCTCTTCTCCTGCATTggtatactactactactactactaataataataataataataataataatacattttatttgtatagcacctttcatacataaaatgcagctttaaaTGCTTCACAtgtcaaaacaaagaaaacataaatagaagaaaaaaattaacaaatcaagaacaataaaaatcaacaagtgtaaaaagtataaaattaggaaacaataataatgataataataatatatataataaaaaacaaaattggaaataataactaaaagacaaaatatattaatcaaaagctaatttaaaaagatatgtcttcaaatgctttttaaaaatgttagtatTTGGCAATTTCAATAGTTAAAAGATTCTAGATTTTTGGGACATAATGGCTAACAGCTGCTTCTCCTGTTCTCTCAAGGTTTACATCAGAAACTCGCATTGGAAGACCTCAAACTACAAATTGAAACATATTTTGATAAACAGTCAGACAGATATGAAGGTGCTAAATCatacagtaat harbors:
- the aqp4 gene encoding aquaporin-4 translates to MKEEFSDRNKICGRFRRCLPSCPCTCERVMVACKGVWTKRFWRAVSGEFLAMLIFVLLSLGSTINWAATTKDSTPPPDLVLISLCFGLSIATLVQCFSQISGAHINPAVTVALVATRKLSLAKCILYLGAQCLGAIVGAAILYGVTPPAVRGNLGVTSVTAHISAGHALVVELFITFQLVFTIFATCDPKRTDLKGSAALAIGLSVCIGHLFAIPYTGASMNPARSFGPAVIMGQWENHWVYWLGPLMGGVLAAALYEYLFCPDPDLKRRYGSVISRTSFPTAQFQGIEPGTFSSDQAQLMIKQPAFTVLDVERAERKERETAGEVLSSV